Genomic window (Nicotiana sylvestris chromosome 7, ASM39365v2, whole genome shotgun sequence):
tattcaaatttctaaattcaataatattgaacttaaaaccaattctaacaacattacaaccaacaattcctatattaaacttaaacaagattatgagaccaattcaagaaataatcataaatgataaacaagaaattaaactatacaaatttcggattcaagatcaaccaaacaaagtatgaacatgaatgaaaatattcaataacaataacaaacatgctttgttcaaacttcgaattaaacttaaacaaaacaaataaacatattcaaatcactaatcttcaaataatcaactaatctttcttaaattaaatccaacaaaacttataacaaagatgcatgatccaaaaattaaaaccaaaacataacttcgcattaaattactaaattaaaaacgaacttcaaacaagatgaacacgaactaaatctatattaacaaccaacaacggatttgaacgatttaaactaatatctttctatattaaaactaaatcctcttaaaattaataaaacaagctgaaaaataattaaattggatcttcaacttaaatctaacaacaatataattaaactaacaatttttatctaaaataaataagaaaactaaagcaaacttatactaattccaaatctgaaaatatcaaacaaattatggacagaaacaaaacttagaacaactaaccgtaaatgaccaacgacgaactcgaacgaactTTAAACGAATCCAACGAAACTttgacataaacggacttgaagacgacgaagcaACAACGAAACAATAGCAGCGAAGAGGACGATGAAGTGAAGCAGGAAATAGCTGGaagaaaaacgcagcagcagtgGCGACGGGGCAGCAGTAGCAACGCTACTCAACTAGTGGCAGCGATGGAGACGACGATGCTCGTTTGGACGAAGCTTTTGCTTAAGCAGTAGCAGCTGTGGTGACGCAGTGGCAGCAGCAGCGGCAACACAGtggcagcagcagcggcgacgCAGTGGCAGCAGCAGCAGCGACGCAGAAACAGTGGGGGAGCAACCATGGCAGACACAGTAGCAGTAGAAGAAACAACGACGCaacaaagaagaaggagaagaagattcgcagccatgggagcttggcGAGCTCGTCGATGGCGGATATTATTTGACGATGAAGATGAAGCTTGGGACGAAGAAAGCTGAAGatggggcagccatggatggagatCATTTggagcttgaagaagaagaagaaagaaaatgagggGGGGGGGTGGCAGATGGTTAGTGTTAGGGTTTTcttggttttttttttattttttgttttattttgttttatgaaaaatgaaagaaaagagggtTTGGATCtttttgggttatggattgggtcgacccggttcgaaatggactgggtcgtagggaaggttgggccatttttttgggcctgtggcttgaaattgaagaagaggcccaattccgattttttgtatttttgtctttttttcttcttttatttatctaaaactaaattataaaaataattaaattattattaagagctaaattaagttataaaagcgcaaattaactcccaataacaattaacgcacaattaagtaataattaagcataaaattgtatatttggacattaaatgctaaaaatacaaacgatgcctatttttgtaatttttattttttgtaaaacaaatttaattactaacaattgtagaattgaatcctacatgcaaaatgcgacatatttttgtatttttttattaatttagcaaataaacaaacacagacaaatacaaataattatccaaaatatcacaaaatatcacaaaattgcacaccaagaaaaaattattttatttttgatttttttgggagtaattctcatattgggcaaaaatcacgtgcttacaacatgtttaaatgttaaaggactgACAGTtcttaactttaattacatgtttaaatgttaaggactggcagtccttaactttaattacatgtttaaatttttaggacagacagtccttatctTGGTCTTGCACTTACAGTACACCTGTTCTTAATTCTACAAGGATTGCTTTATAACGTATGTCCTTTGTTTCCCATTCTCTTGACTTGTAGGATGGAAACAATATGCATAATAGTTGTTTTTAATGGTAGATGGACTGAAGACTATAAATATCTTGATCATCAAACAAAGCTTTTCCTAGCACCTGAGTCAATTCAGTTTGAAGATTTTGTTAAACAGATTTTTGAGCTTATTGAATTGGATAGTGAAAAGTTTGAAATAGTGATATGATTTGATATCAACCTTGGAACAAACAAAGGAATGCTTGTATCCAAAGATTTAGATCTTCACACATATATAGAGTTGCTAAAAACTCATTCACTCTTCAAGAGCTGTCGTTTCATAGTTGATATTTCGGAAAGAGTTTTTGCATCAACAAGCAATGAACATGCCAACACAAaaactcaacatgacaatcaaGAGCGATGCCAACAGATAGTTGAAGtagatatggttgaagctcaaCCATTAAATGAAGAGGTGCATCAAACATTTGAttctattcaagtagaaggacaaAGCATTATAGAGATTGACAACGAACAAGCTTTGGGTATTCAAGTCTTAGAGAGTGCACCGGTAATCGAAGTAGTTGCTGACAAAACCTGCACTCAAATAACTAAACGAagatcaaatttgaaacaaaaagaatccccaactacgATATTAAGAGAAAATGCTTCTTTGGATCAAATAAAAGTCGGATCAGTATTTGACAAGAAGAAGAgcataattaattgtttttctaaTGTAGCAATCAAAGGACATTTTGAATTCAAAGTTGTTAGATCAAGCTCAACAAGATATTCGTTGACATGCAATGATGATAGGTGTCGTTGGTGTGTGCGtgctttcagaattaaagactcAACATTATTCAAGATAGTAAAGCTTGAGAAAAAGCATGACTGCTCTGTTAACACTAGGAAAGCAGATCAAAGGCATGCTACTTCAAAGTTGATTAGTGGTTACATTATCGATAATCTTCGGGACCCAAGATTTGAAGTTACACCAGCTTTTGTCATGGCAGAGATGCAAAAATTGCATGGACTAGACATTGGATATCACAAGGCGTGGCGTGCTATTCAACATGCTTCCGCTTTAATAAGAGGAAGTCCCGAAGAAAATTATGAATTATTGTgttcatacttgtatatgatGACAAGTAAAAACCCGGGAACTTATACTAACATAAAGATAGACGACAACAACAGGTAAACAATTTAGGACATGCTGTCTTTAGCCTTGTTAACTTTTGAGTTATAACCAGAAGTTGAGGACTGCctatccttaagttttgaacttgtaGTTAAAAGATAAGGACTtccagtccttaagttttgaactttgaaataaaagttaaggacaacatgtccttaactttataacttgtaaatgtaagttaaggactgactGTCCTAAACTTCGGGTATTTTAACCTTGTTTTATATTGTATTTTcaggtttctttatatgttttacGCATATGGATCATCGATAGCTGGTTGGAATCATTGTAGACCAGTGATTGCTATTGATGCGACTTTTTTGAAGTCAAAATATCGTGGTGTTTTAATGATTTCAGTTTCAAAAGATGCAAATAACCAAATTTTCCCATTAGCCTTTGGAATAGCAGAATCTGAAAACAACAATTCCTATGAGTGGTACTTTAGTCAGCTTCGCAATGCAATTGGGAGCCGTgagaatttgatttttttatcaGACAGGCATCAAGCTATTGCAAATGGCATTGTAAAGGTATATCCTGAAAGCCATCATGGGATTTGCATCTATCATTTGGAGCAGAACCTAAAGCGAAGAAAGGTGAAAAGTGAGGTCATAAAACTTTTCCAAAGTGCTGCAAGAGTATACAAGCGTAAAGAATTTGACATATACATGTCAGAtattgcaaatgtagataagaaaACTTATGACTACTTGATGGAAGAACCACCGGAAAGATGGGCACGTTCTTGTAGTCCACAACGAAGATATGACATACTCACAACAAACATAGTTGAGTCGATGAATTCAGTGCTATTAGAAGCAAGAGAGCTGCATATACTAAGAATGATGGATTTCATTCAAGTGAAGCTACAACATTGGTTatatgaaagaagaaataaagcaGAAGGAACATTTTATGATGTTTCTTGTTGGGTAGAGGAGGAATTGAAGAACATAATAGATTTAGCATTTACTTTGAATGTAAGTATTATGTTTTATGTTTATATTATGATTTTGACATTATTTAACATAATGTACTCACTTATAATTTTTCAACATTGAAGGTTTTCCCTGTTGATTCATGGCgttctagagttgaagaagaaggaataaCTTTCTTGGTGGACTTAAACAAATGAACATGTGATTGTTTTCAATTTCAACTTGATGAATTACCATGCATACATGCAATTGCAGCTATCGAGAAGAGAAACATCAAGAAGTCTAACTTTTATTCGCACTGGTACTTAAAGGAATATTGGCTGAAAACATATGAAAGACAAATACATCCTGTAGGACATACTGATTCATGGATTGTACCAGAGAGTGTTAAGTCACAAATTGTTAAACCTCCAGATTTCAAAGTGCCACCAGGTAGAAGGCAAAAGAAAAGGCATATTCCTGCTACCGAGccatcaaaaataacattcaaATGTGGTCGTTGCAGAAGAATTGGTCATAATAGAACAACTTGTATATATTCTCCGGCACTCCATCCATTTTCAAGAAAGCATAGAGAAGAGTAGAAATATACACTTATGTTTATCGACTCTTTTAAGTTTTTGCTATAGATTGTATTCATTATTATTCTAATTTGAGCGGATGCCTAGATTTTCAATATTTATATCTTGTTAcgttcttttaatttcttttgagttCAACAATTAAAAGTTATTAACAGGAGTCAGTAAGTTCAACTTGCAATTTTGAAAACGTAATgattgtctgtccttaactttgaatttcaagttcaaaagttaaggacatgaggtccttaagttatagtctcatgttaaaaacttaaggactgtctgtccttaactttgaattttaagttcaaacgttaaggacatgaggtccttaagttatagtcccatattAAAAACGTaatgactgtctgtccttaactttgaatttcaagttcaaaagttaaggacatgaggtccttaagttatagtcccatgttaaaaacttaaggactgtctatccttaactttgaatttcaagttcaaaagttaaggatatgagGTCCTTatgttatagtcccatgttaaaaacttgaggattgtttgtcattaactacaagagtccttaagtttgaaatacaagttaaaaacttaaggactgtctgtccttaactttaaattttaagttcaaacgttaaggacatgaggtccttaagttatagtcccatgttaaaaacttgaggactgtctgtccttaactttgaattttaagttcaaacgttaaggacataggtccttaagttatagtcccatgttaaaaacttgaggactgtttgtcattaactacaggagtccttaagtttgaaatacaagttaaaaacttaaggactgtctgtccttaactttaaattttaagttcaaacgttaaggacatgaggtccttaagttatagtcccatgttaaaaacttgaggactgtctgtccttaactttgaattttaagttcaaacgttaaggacataggtccttaagttatagtcccatgttaaaaacttgaggactgtttgtcattaactataggagtccttaagtttgaaatacaagttcaaaagttaaagacatgaggtccttaagttatagtcccatgttcaaaacttaaagactgtcggtccttaactttgaatttcaagttcaaaagttacggacatttggtccttaactttgaatttgaagTTCACTTACATTTAGTCATGAACAAATACTAACAAACTCAATGGACAAATCAACAGTTGAGAGAAACAacgaaataaataacaaaatgccTTGACATAACTTTTGAAATTGTAATTTTGCATAGCTGTTACAAAAAATTACGCTATGCCAACAAAACAAAATATAAGTGCCTTTTCACAAATTTACAGAATATTTCAGAACTATCCTAAACTGGCATAATTCAGATGTCACCTTTACAACAATTTTATACAAAAATAACACCACAATTTCTTTACAACTCCTTTGGACATAATGTTTCATTTTCACTCTCATAATCATCACCAACATTTTCTAGTGGAGTATCATAACCAGAATTTCTTTTCCATTCACCATGTGCCCAAAGTTTTGAAGCAAGTTCTTTTCGAAAGTCTTTTATGTCTTCGGGTTGGAATTGCTACACTTCCTTTCCAATCATCAGCAACTCGGCAAATTTGATCAGGAATGCACCACAATCAGTCCTAAGAGAAATGTAAGATATGCAGTGAATTAAACAATAAATCTTAAGTACATATAAATAATATAACAAATAATAACACGTACGATCCAGTTTGGTGTGGTGATCTTTGCCACTGTATATCAAATTTGTTGAAGACATTCCCAAAAGACTTGTGATTTTTGTCAAACTGTGAGAACTTTAGCAAATGGGGGATCATGCGTGCATACATTTGCATGTAGTTCATTCCTGCTTCATATGGCTCACTGTATATGGAATCATATACATCAATCTTTTTTTGATTCAAGTCCAATACTCCCAACAAAAAGTGTGTCACAACTTCATCATCTTCTGAAGGAAGCCGACATGAAAAAAAGATTTTGTCAACCTCAGTCCATGCAATTCCACATCTACGGCTGTCCCCCCACACATATGGTGTCAGAAATAACTGATTATCACCAGCACACCAAAACTCATCACTAGCATCTTCACTGAAATCTTTATACACAAGTGCCATATAATTATCAAAAAGAACATCAGTAGTTGTGCATCGAAAAGGATGATCGCGAGGGTGGTAGCATTCCTTCTTTCTCAGATAATAGAGAGCAATGTCAATATGCTTcataaaaaggcaaaaaataaaacaaatcaatAACAAATCAGtcataaaataatgaaaaaatgataaattaataatagaaaaaataaatgcCTTGTGAATTATCTAACCTtatcatcaagaacaaatttgctatctgaaagctcaagg
Coding sequences:
- the LOC138873720 gene encoding uncharacterized protein; its protein translation is MLVSKDLDLHTYIELLKTHSLFKSCRFIVDISERVFASTSNEHANTKTQHDNQERCQQIVEVDMVEAQPLNEEVHQTFDSIQVEGQSIIEIDNEQALGIQVLESAPVIEVVADKTCTQITKRRSNLKQKESPTTILRENASLDQIKVGSVFDKKKSIINCFSNVAIKGHFEFKVVRSSSTRYSLTCNDDRCRWCVRAFRIKDSTLFKIVKLEKKHDCSVNTRKADQRHATSKLISGYIIDNLRDPRFEVTPAFVMAEMQKLHGLDIGYHKAWRAIQHASALIRGSPEENYELLCSYLYMMTSKNPGTYTNIKIDDNNRFLYMFYAYGSSIAGWNHCRPVIAIDATFLKSKYRGVLMISVSKDANNQIFPLAFGIAESENNNSYEWYFSQLRNAIGSRENLIFLSDRHQAIANGIVKVYPESHHGICIYHLEQNLKRRKVKSEVIKLFQSAARVYKRKEFDIYMSDIANVDKKTYDYLMEEPPERWARSCSPQRRYDILTTNIVESMNSVLLEARELHILRMMDFIQVKLQHWLYERRNKAEGTFYDVSCWVEEELKNIIDLAFTLNVFPVDSWRSRVEEEGITFLVDLNK